One Zymoseptoria tritici IPO323 chromosome 5, whole genome shotgun sequence genomic window, ACAGCACGACGCCGCGCACAATCAGCACCACGAGCGTCACGCCGAGCAGCAGGCCATAATTGATGAATATGCTCAGCTGATCCGGCAGCAGACAGAGATGTGTCTGAATTGTCGTCGGCGTGCCTCCAATCGAGATACCTTGAGCATCGACCGGGTTCCACATGCTGACAAGTTGAAAGCCGGGTCTTCGCACGCCCATGGCCCAGCTAAAGCTCTTGACTGTAATCTCGCGAATGGCCTTCATGACTGGCTTGTCTTGTATCTTGCCATCAATCCAAGGCTTGACATTGAAGCGATGTACCAAATCACAATAGTCGTGGTCGTCTCCAGAGAAGACGTGGACAAGGTCTCCCGTCTCGGAGATCTTCCTCGCAATAGTACTGCTCAGTCCCGGAGTGAGGACGTTCTGGTACTGATAGCCATGACTGATGGGTATCGCCCTTCCGCGCTCTCTTTGAGAACCGCAGTGATCTCCATCTGGCCGGAAGAGCGGCACATGCGTGAGCAGTACGAGCGGTAGTCGTGGTTCCGCAGTGTGCTTGTCAGCGGTCGGTCGACGCGACGCCTCTTTCGGATCAAAAACCTCATGACTGAACCCTTGCGAAGGGCGTGCGGTCGGGAAGTACTCATTCAGCGCTTCCGCCACGACCTTGGGACCGGCAGCGTCAAGCTTGTTCAAGAAGTCATTCGCCGGCTGCCAGACATGCTCCAGCCGCGCTTGCTGCTTGTGTTCCGGATCTGTCATCTCATCTGCAGCGGAGAGAGACGGTGTATCCAGACTGATGAATGTGTGGTTCGCAATGACATACACCGTGTTGGTGTCGCCATAGTGGGCTTCAAATCGGTCCCGCACGGGTATTTGAACTCGAGTACCAAATCCAAGGTCGTGATTTCCTGGCAAATTCGTCTTGATCTTGCGCTGCTTTCCGCCTGCAATGTGGTATTCTTTCCATTGAGCGCTCTTCGCACCATTCTCTATGGCCACGGGATCCATGGGCACGTCACGAGCTGCTGTGATCGCTCGATCGGCACGAGGATAAAGTTGTTCCGGAGCGAAGAAGATCTTGCCAAATCGATTGTACTCCAACGTCCACTGCGATGTGCCATACTCTTTCCACCGACCCTGCTCACCTGAGATGAATTCTCGCAGGTCGGTCGTTACCTTTTGTCCATCAATCGTCTTCACGTCCACGCgttctccttctctttgATTCTCCCGCAATATCCCAAGATCTATCAGCTCTTGTCGCGGTGCTCCCTTCAACTCCTTCGCACGGCTGGTTCTCCACTCTCTTCCACCGTCGAACAGATCTCCCAGGAATACAATCGAGTCCGGGTCGAGCTCGCGGTTGATAAGACGGAAGTTCCTGGCCATGTATTTGTCGGTGAAGAACTCGGTCAGGCTGGACAGCGGCCATGGTCGACCTGGGTATGTATGCGGATCAACAAGCTGAGGATCGGACACGAAGACCAGGCGGTGCGGAGCCGCGTCCTGAGGCCATTCTTCCCAACTCTCCCAGGCGCAGGATGTGATGTGTGATGCGAATGTCGAGCGCTCGCCGGTGTAGATTGCAATCGTCCAGACGAGAATCAGTCCGATCGTGGTGACGGAgaagcggcggaggaagggGTAGCGGCGTGCTGTTCGGCGGCAGAACTGTACGTAGAAGTTCTGAGCGTTCATGATCGATTCTGCTTGGATCGAGTGCGCATCGTGGTCGCTGCTCAATGAGAAAGAAGTGAAGATTAGGTTGCCGCCGTACACGCGACCTGTCGCGTATCAGAAGGGAGAATACAGTCTGAAGGATCaggacgaggacggaggCACGACAATAAAATCGCGAATGTCGGATTCGAAAGCAAGGGTCCGGCGCGAGCGGCTAGACGGGCGGACCTCAGCCCGAGAGGAGATCCGGATCCGAAACGAATTCAAAGCCGCAGGAGACTGTCGTACATTTCCACAATCTCTCTATCCCCTTGACAATCCGAACACGTCAATTCCACAATATCGTCCCTTGACGAACCGGAGATGGACAGGAATTCTCCTAGATCAATGTTCTCTTGGTGTCTCATACTCCGCAGCTCCTTTTGCAGGTCCTCCATCATTCTTGCAGCCCCATGATCTGACGACACGCAATTGACGGCAGCATCCATTAGCGAGGAGAAGGGCGTCATAGCAGTGAACAGATGTCTCATCGATTGCTACAACCATCCGAACAGCTGAAGCGGCCGTGTGACGACCAGGCCGGCAGATGCATGCAATGCAGGACGGGCATCGGAATTGATCCGCATGAGCACTACGCGTGGGGTCCAGGAGATCGCTGATCAGTGGCCTCTCGGTCATCGATACAGCGTATGACTGCATCGAAGTGGACATTCTCGTGCAGGCGGCACCAATGGCAACAAGTGGCGAAGGCAGAATTTCGAAAAGCTTCAGCTGCTTCGACCGCGGGTGTCATCAGATCGCAAATCAGCCAAAGCCATCGTCCGCATCGTCTCATCGGCGACATCATGACGACGCTCTTATCCGATACGTTGTGCGTGGCTCTATAGTCGGAGTCTCGGAGAGGCAGGAAGCCGGAAAAAGGGGAGAAACAAGCTGGGGAGCGCCCAAGGCATGCTTAGTCATGGATTCGATGATATGGACCCAAGGGGCTGGACGACAAGACCAGAGTTCCTTTTGTCGCACATGTATTAAGGGCGCAGAAATCATCGACATACCGAAAGACACTATGACTTGGAGGAATATGGGCCGCCGTTCGTCCAGACCAAGGACTTGCTAGGCCACACGAGCGACCGAGCACTTCTCGGGAAGCCGAGTGAAACCAACGCAGCTGCTGCAACAGACATACATGTCAAACTCGGTACGAAATCTACAAGGCTCTCGAGACGGTCTACATGCACGAGGTAGCCACGTTATGCGGAAGCATGATTGGGCAACCGATCGTTTGTCACGACAGCAAACACATACATGGAGTGTGAGGGCGCGTGAGAGGAGTTTGCGGCAAAGAGGCGCATTGGATACAAAGAGCAAGAAGTTCTAGGCTGCGCCTTGAGTCACACCGGGATCGCGCGTGTCGGACAAGGTTTGTAGCGATAGTTGAATATCGTTGTAGAGCGGAAGTTTGTTGAGGCTGCAGTAGACGAATATCGTTTCGAAGCAGAGGTTTGTCCGGGAAGTAAACGTCTTTTTTTTTGTGTCGAGTTTTCGCTTGTCGAGTTTGAGTGATGCAGAAAAGTAAGATTTCAGTTCGTCCAGGAATGCGAAGTGACCGGTGAATTGGGAAGCGTGGTCTGAGCATGGCAGTACTTTCGGAGAATTTTCGAACC contains:
- the CDC1 gene encoding cell division control protein 1 (In Sacharomyces, this gene expresses a putative membrane protein of unknown function involved in Mn2+ homeostasis; mutants display actin and general growth defects, heterogeneous cell cycle arrests, and pleiotropic defects in cell cycle progression and organelle distribution.), encoding MNAQNFYVQFCRRTARRYPFLRRFSVTTIGLILVWTIAIYTGERSTFASHITSCAWESWEEWPQDAAPHRLVFVSDPQLVDPHTYPGRPWPLSSLTEFFTDKYMARNFRLINRELDPDSIVFLGDLFDGGREWRTSQFISGEQGRWKEYGTSQWTLEYNRFGKIFFAPEQLYPRADRAITAARDRKIKTNLPGNHDLGFGTRVQIPVRDRFEAHYGDTNTVYVIANHTFISLDTPSLSAADEMTDPEHKQQARLEHVWQPANDFLNKLDAAGPKVVAEALNEYFPTARPSQGFSHEVFDPKEASRRPTADKHTAEPRLPLVLLTHVPLFRPDGDHCGSQRERGRAIPISHGYQYQNVLTPGLSSTIARKISETGDLVHVFSGDDHDYCDLVHRFNVKPWIDGKIQDKPVMKAIREITVKSFSWAMGVRRPGFQLVSMWNPVDAQGISIGGTPTTIQTHLCLLPDQLSIFINYGLLLGVTLVVLIVRGVVLSLRKPDA